Below is a window of Musa acuminata AAA Group cultivar baxijiao unplaced genomic scaffold, Cavendish_Baxijiao_AAA HiC_scaffold_1139, whole genome shotgun sequence DNA.
TTTGACTTACAAAACAAGGTCTCAATGAAATGGATACTCACGCTTGGCCCCAGCCTTGGAATAGTTCGCGTGCCTGGAATTGGACTCATTTACACAGAGCTGGTTACTGGAGTACCAGCTATCTTCTCCCATTTCGTAACCAACCTCCCTGCTTTCCATCAAGTTCTCGTCTTTGTTTGCGTGAAGTCGGTTCCAGTCCCATATGTTCCCCCAGATGAACGATACCTTATTGGCCGTATTGGTCCTAGAGCTTATAGAATGTACAGGTGCATAGTTAGATACGGTTATAAAGATGTTCAGAAGGACGAAGACAATTTTGAGAACCTACTGGTATTGAGCATTGCCAAGTTCATTCATATGGAAGCTGAGGAAACATCCTCTGGGAGTTACGACGCATCTCCTGACGGAAGAATGGCTGTTATTCAAACTTCTGATACATGTGGCACGACACTGGTGATGAGGGATGCTGATCAGTATGCAGGTGACTCTGCCATGATCAGGAGTAGCAAATCAGAAACACTTCAAAGCTTGCAGTCATTGTACGAGCAAGAGTTGCCAAGTACAAGCCGCCGACGACGGGTCCGTTTTGAGTTGCCTGAAGTAGAGTATATTGATCCTCAGGTGAAGGAAGAGCTACTGGCATTGGTGGAAGCCAAGGAAGCTGGAGTTGCTTATATCATGGGACACTCATATATAAAGGCAAGGAGGACATCATCTTTCTTGAAGAAGTTTGTCATTGATGTCGCCTACTCTTTCCTCCGAAAAAACTGCAGGGGCCCTGCGGTGGCTTTAAATATACCTCACATCAGCCTTATCGAAGTGGGTATGATCTACTATGTGTAGTTAGTGCCTATTGCCAAACAGGGTAAGCATGATTTTGATGGTAGCAGTGGCCATCGAACATGATAGGCACAACTAAGTTCAATGGTAAGAGGAAGGTTAAATTCTCGCTGCAACTTCAAAAGGTTTAGATGTTGGTCTAATTGCATAATTTCAACAATGCTTGTACATATTTCTTATGTCACAAACTTACGCTACTATGAGCAGGGAACAGAAGTTGGTAGGGTCCATAATGTAGCTGCCATTTTATTGTGGCATATTTGTTTGTCTTGCAATGTCACTAGCAAATTGGATAACTCGTGTTCTCTTAACTGCACTCTGATGGTGAATCAGAGAACCGTGATGAATGATGGATATTGTAGAAAGCTTTCTTACTTCTTGTAAAAATTGTTTAGTACAAATAAGTCTCTGTTAGGAATTAGGATGCAGCAGTGTAATGACTTTAGGTGAAGTCGATCGGGATAATTTGCAAATCTGTTTTGCTCATGGTTTTATATTCTTCCTTTTTGGTTCGGTTCTTGTTGTTTCTTCTCCATTCCTTCTTGGTGATTGTACAGAGGTTTTGAAGTAGAAGCATATAGGCTTCATGGGGTGATATTTATCAATCATTTTGTTAGGAAAGTAAGAACATATCTATCAATCATTTTCAGTCATACTAACTTTGAGATGTAGTAGGCATCTCCATTTGTTGTCAACCAATGACACATTGCTTAAGATTATGGAAAGAGTGGTTATAGTAAATGCATGTACTAATTTTGTGCTTGACTAGAACTGTAGCTGCTGCTACCTGTAGAGTGTATTCGGTGTATTGTGTGTGGTTTAACTGCGTCAAACAGGGAGTTTAATCCTCACTAAATTGCATGCTAGTGGTCTGCTACTACTATCTTGCTCTCGTTATCATTCCATGTTTATGAGGTACATCCAAAATCTAATATAGCTGTTTATACTACATTGTGGTGCCGAAATCCTCCTCTTGTTAGATCTGAAAAATGGTGGGTTCTTACTATTTAATGTCTTAAATAGCCATTTGCTTGATGCCAATCCTAGTCACAACCTCGGAGAATATTTTTGGTAATCTTATAAGAAGATCTATTCGATCTTTTTTTTTTGACAGATGATTGGAATGATAAGAGCATATACGAAAATGATTGATATAttgtatcattttattttattgtatATATGATGTGATATACTTGGAAAGGATGAATTAGGCTGcttaaatatgattttatttttgaatagaaatttattttttggtttatttaattttttttttccatgatcGGAACATGCAATAATCTTTGTTCTTCCAATATCAATTGGTGTAAAAAGCTGAGAGTTGTTTCAGTACGCTACTTAGCCATAAAAGTGGTATTAATAACATTAGGTTAAATAATTTAGATCgatatttcatattttcatcaaaataatgGATTATTTATCTCATCGGATCGAATAATAATAAcatatgatttgaatttaaaaatatattttaatttccaCGAGAAGAACTCTTTAAGCTTCAACTCGATGATCGAGTCTTCTTTTGTGGGAGTAGATACCAGTAAATATATTGTCCTTCCTACCTAATCCTCAAATATTATTgactttaaatatatatatatatatatatatatatatatttaaaagagTCAACAATGAAAAATGAGATTTGATTATAAGATATTACGATTCAAAGTCTTTATCAATTAAGTTAATCGGCGGGTTTAATTAACACCAATAAATTTATCGGATAAAATTTTGAActctttattttgaataatttaaatttttaagcCGTAAAAGCAATTTATTCCTCCGAGTTTGATACACAAATGCTTTGGTTACAAAAATAAAATGAATTAAAAATAAGATGGAtaaaaccaaggttcgcaataccgtaccgtacactCAGGTGTGTCGAGTATTATAGTATTGCTACAGTGCTAcattgcactgctacagtgcactcggaccggtaaccgtACCGCCCGGGCGGTACAGCTCGATATGACATACCTCGAATAAAACAAGTCTATTCGTATATAATTAATTCTTTTACAATTTATTTTCGGAAAATAAATTCCGCGTCGTCTTCCTTTtccgaaaataaataaataaaaacaaaaaaaaaacgaaaCAAAAAGATCGAGTCAAACGCGGAATCATTATTCTATCGACAAAATTAATTATTCAATCAAAAacacaaaaaaggaaaaattagAGATTTAGTGACGCGCGGAATCGTTAATTTAATATCGAAAATAATCTTCGCCACCTTCGTCGGTTCGCCCTTCGAACTACCCATTCTTGTATTGGTCGGACTCGTGGGGCCCACTTGTGGTGGAGGGGTACCTCTACTTGCGTTCGGTGGATTGTTACGTACGATTCTCTTCTTCTTACATCAATCACGCTCGCTGACCTCCGCCTTCTCCCTAATTTAATTCGAACTCGGTGTTGGTTCTCTATTTAGCCTTCCCCCGTCTTCCCCTTGGTTTTGTTCCGTCTGTCGCCAGGGCTCTGATCGGGTCCACCGGTGAGATTTCGAGCCGTGCGCCGTTCGTCGCCATCGATCGGAGAAGCGAGGGGGAAGCTGTTGCCCGAGCTGTGATTCGTGGATTTATCGGGGAATCTTATCGGTGTTCCTCTAGTTATGATGAAATGTCTTCCGTGCCTTGCGTCGCCCGGCCAGGGCGATGCGGCGGACGAGgttaaggaggaggagaagaagaagaagaagaacgacgAGGGGGGAGATGGTGCCGTTCGCAAGGAGTCTTCTGCCGCCCCGACGTCTCGTCTTGGCAGTTTAGGTAAGAAAATTCGGATTATTGATGTTGTAGATTGTTCTTTTATGAGAATTCTGTGGATCCGATGCGCTTCCTCTGCCGCCCTTTTGGGGAATATTTGTTTTATTTGCTTCGATCCTTCTCCTCTTCGGATCTGTGGAACTTCCGTTCGTGTCTTGGATTCGGGACATTCGATGCAATGAGACCATATTTTGTGAAGCTATTTGTGACGTTCTTGTTAGATAATTCTTTTCGCGTCTCGTCGTATGCGTAGATCGCTCGCTCCCGTATCTTGTTCTGTCGAAGGTACTAGATTTTGCCATTGAATTATTAGGATCCATAAGGCAATTAGAAGCTCATGTCATTGAATTCATAAGAGTAAATTCATGGGCGTTGTTGGTCTCGAACGAACGATTCTCGAGTTTTGATATTTAAGATTGTTACCCGTCTCTTGCTTTTTTAGCTTGCATAAATAAAGCTAATATCATAGACCAGCCATATTTTGGACGCATAATACCTGATTCGTTTGTTATTGTGGATTGCTTGTGGTGCCAGACAAATCAAATTTGAGGGCTGATTCCAAGAAGGAAGCATCGGTTCCCAAAGAAGGAAATCCTGAGCATATTGCAGCACAGACATTCAGTTTTCGTGAACTTTCTGCTGTCACTAAGAATTTTAGGCGAGATTGTTTTTTGGGTGAAGGTGGTTTCGGTCGTGTATACAAGGGAAGGTTGGAAACCGGACAGGTTAGTTTCTTTTGTTTATACTGCCTTATCCATGTTTTATCTGTCTGACAAGAATCTTGATCGATTTTAGATCAATTTTAGGCTAAATTGATCTACAATATTAAAGGTGCCTTGTGTTATCAGCAAAAGTCTGTTTACGCATCTATTGTTATTGCAGAATAACCATTGACTTTTTTAAGTGTGATTGGGAACAATGGTTCCTGACAATTGACCATACAGCTGATATTCATCGTTGCAGGTTGTTGCCGTCAAGCAACTTGACAGAAATGGTCTTCAGGGGAACAGAGAGTTTCTGGTCGAAGTCCTCATGCTTAGCCTTTTGCATCACCCCAATCTTGTCAATCTGATTGGTTATTGTGCTGATGGCGATCAACGACTGCTCGTCTATGAGTTCATGCCGTTGGGATCATTAGAAGACCATTTGCATTGTTAGTTTCCTTTGTCGCTTATCTTACATTATTTAGTTGTTTTTATCCTTCGTTGCCCTTAATTCCGCAGTTGTAGTTCTAGAATTAAATGTATAAAGTAATAATTGTCTATTTATGAATGACAGGGATGATTTGTAAAGAAATAGTTGTTATTCCATCATCTAGCCTGAGCTAGAAGGATCTTGGTGCCTTAAATGAATGCTTAAAACTCTGAGGTGCTATGGGCCAATTGAAGTCAGGCTTGTCAAGATTCAAGTTGTGATAGCCTTGGAAGTTCCAAACCCTTATTGAACTAAAATATGCAAAAACATACCTGCCTTGTTTTGTTGTCCTTGATTAGGTTAAACTAGACTGTAATGTTTGAGATTTTAAATCTTCTGGGTAAAGCATGCCATTGATCTTTTTCTCCATATCCTATTTGCTTGTTTACCATTCTCCATGTCATTCACTCCTCCCCAAAGTTGGTCATATATTTCTATCAGAATGGTATACCCATGGTGACCAACCATCCCACTCACATAAGAGTGATTGATCTAGCATTCTGCAACAGCCAATGAATAGTTTTTGTGCTAAAGCATCAACCTGAAAAGAAAATTGTCTACCTGCCACATGAAGCTGCAGGTCAACATGCCACATGCAGCATCAAAGGCATTGCCAAGGGAAAATTCATTTATGTTTGTGAAAATTAGATTGAGTATAAGATGTGGACTCATGacataaaaaaggaaaattcTTTGGGTTGCTTGAAGACACATAATCCTTCTTTTATGCAATCTAAATCATGTAAAGTCTGAATCAgtgtaaagatatatatatatatatatatatatatatatatatatatatatatattttttttttttttatatcatgattttcatagtTCTGAAGATACTGTGATTCTGAATGATAGAATTTTAATTGTTTTGGAACCTGAATTGTAGAAAGTTTTCTCCATAATAAACTTATGATGTTGTCGTTTCTTCCATATGTTAAATTGgtaccttttctttttcttctattgcATAGCAATTGATCCAATTGATCAAACTTCATTCAACTGATTCTTCGTACTTCCCATCATGGAGACAATGTGCATGTTAGGATGTGACTAGGCTGCCCAATTTTATAGTAAAAGAAATCATGCCCAGTTTGTAAAATACTTCATTGAAGTTTTAACATGCATGGACATCATTCTGGAAAAAAAAACTGCTTATGCATATGATTTTTTAGAATGGTTTTTATTTAGTTGAAACACATCAGCAGCTTGTTTACTTTCCCCTCCTCTTTTTCTTGCAACACAGGATTGCATTTTAACAATTTCGCAGGATCTATGACAGACCCTGATAAATGAGcttgatattattttttcttttgttttttaataGATATCCCAGCTAATAAGGAACCACTTGACTGGAATTCCCGGATGAAAATAGCTGCTGGTGCAGCTAAAGGCTTGGAATACCTCCATGACAAAGCAAACCCTCCAGTTATTTATCGTGACTTCAAATCATCGAATATACTTCTTGGTGAAGGATATCATCCAAAGTTGTCGGATTTTGGGCTTGCTAAACTTGGTCCTGTTGGTGACAATACCCATGTCTCAACAAGAGTGATGGGAACATACGGTTACTGTGCTCCTGAGTATGCTATGACAGGGCAATTAACAGTGAAATCTGATGTATATAGCTTTGGTGTTGTATTTCTCGAACTAATTACAGGCCGTAAAGCGATTGATAATGCTCGGCCTACCGGAGAACAAAATCTAGTTGCATGGGTATGTTGCTCTCTGTTTTTTAAACTACATCTAACCCAGTTGACTTAATAGTAGGATTCACCTGAAGGCATATTATTTAGTAGTGTTATGGTTCAAATTTTGATTATCGAATTTTAGATCCCAGTTATAGTCATTATGGTTTCAGGATATGATCAATAAGAATTTGATTATATGTTGACCATGCAAACTTTTTCAGATTGAGATATTGACTAAAATTACGACCACTTGTTGATGGTCTGTGCAGGCTCGTCCATTAttcaaagatcgtcggaagttcccc
It encodes the following:
- the LOC135671500 gene encoding probable serine/threonine-protein kinase PBL7 yields the protein MMKCLPCLASPGQGDAADEVKEEEKKKKKNDEGGDGAVRKESSAAPTSRLGSLDKSNLRADSKKEASVPKEGNPEHIAAQTFSFRELSAVTKNFRRDCFLGEGGFGRVYKGRLETGQVVAVKQLDRNGLQGNREFLVEVLMLSLLHHPNLVNLIGYCADGDQRLLVYEFMPLGSLEDHLHYIPANKEPLDWNSRMKIAAGAAKGLEYLHDKANPPVIYRDFKSSNILLGEGYHPKLSDFGLAKLGPVGDNTHVSTRVMGTYGYCAPEYAMTGQLTVKSDVYSFGVVFLELITGRKAIDNARPTGEQNLVAWARPLFKDRRKFPKMADPLLQGRYPMRGLYQALAVAAMCLQEQAATRPLIGDVVTALSYLASQNHDPIAASIQSTKVGPSIPSSRSGSGDQHAVQSPHQNSSELKQRGPLKGASKGAKIGRDGSSGGSGRKWSMEESETRESQMDSPVHVERARDSPKNIDRDFVRERAVAEAKEWGENWRERQRRNAQGSSDRTHE